A stretch of DNA from Candidatus Hydrogenedentota bacterium:
CCCGAAAGAAGCGGGTGAGCAAGACGAAGTCGCCTGCGCTGAAGGCGTGCCCCCAGGCATCGGGCACCTGCACCCGTGTATGGACGATGACCCCGAAGAAGCCGAACTCGGCCCTGCGTAAAGTGGCCCGTGTGCGGCTCAAGAACGGGATGGAAGTGACCGTATATATCCCCGGCGTGGGCCATAACTTGCAGGAACACTCGCAGGTCATGATCCGCGGCGGTCGTGTAAAGGACCTGCCGGGCGTCCGGTACCACCTCATCCGTGGGGTTTTGGACGCCACCGGTGACTGCGGTGGCTCCGCGGGCACCAAGGATGACGGCGGGAAGAAAGTCCATACGGGGCGTTGGGTAAGCCGCTCGAAGTATGGTGTGAAAAAGCCGAAAAGCTAGATTGGGAGCGTATTAGTCAATGCCACGGCGTCGTGAAGTTCCGAAGCGTCAACCGCTTCCGGACCCGAAATACAAGAGCGTTACGTTGACCAAGTTCGTGAACACGGTCATGGTCGACGGGAAGAAGAGCACCGCGGAATCGATCGTGTATGGTGCGCTCGAGGTGATTACGCGGCGTTTCCCAAAGGAAGACGCGATTCGGATTTTCGACACGGCGATTGACAATGCGAAGCCGATTTTACAGGTGAAGTCGCGGCGCGTCGGCGGCGCGACCTACCAGGTGCCGGTGGAAATTGCACCGGCGACCCGCACGGCGCTGGCGTTCCGATGGATTATCGACTACTCGCGCAAGCGGGGCGAGAAAACGATGTCGGACCGTTTGGCCGGGGAGTTGCTCGATTGCTACAACAAGACGGGCAACACCATTAAGAAGCGGGAAGATACCCATAAGATGGCCGAAGCCAACAAGGCGTTCGCCCACCTTCGGTATTAAGCTCGGCCCACTCCCTCAAGGGCCAGTTCCAAGAGCTAAGTAGGGAAATAGGAGCGCTCCCGCGCCATGCGCGCGGGAATGCGACTGGAGTCCGTGGACAACGGCGCCACCCGGCGCCGGCTATCGCGGGCCCGAAGAAAACGAGCAGCGTAGGACGCGCCGGCATTGGGCCGGAGTGTGCCAGGCAGGCGTGCGCCTTTGCCTTTTTGGGCGAAGTATGCGCCGGCGGGCACCGGCAACATAGGTAGTTATGCGAAAGTTTCCGTTAGAAAGAACGCGCAACGTCGGCATCATGGCCCACATCGATGCCGGTAAGACCACCGTGACCGAACGGATTTTGTTCTACTCGGGTCGTACGCACAAGATCGGCGAGGTGCACGAAGGCACGGCGACGATGGACTATATGGAGCAGGAGCGTGAACGCGGCATCACCATTACGTCCGCGGCCACGGCGTGCGAGTGGAAAGACCACCGCATCAACATCATCGACACGCCGGGCCACGTGGATTTCACGGCCGAGGTCGAGCGCAGCCTGCGCGTGCTGGACGGGGCGGTCGCCGTATTCTGCGCGGTCGCCGGCGTGCAACCGCAGTCCGAAACCGTGTGGCGCCAGGCTAACAAGTACGGCGTCCCCCGCATCGCGTTTATCAACAAGATGGACCGCGTCGGCGCGGACTTCAAGCGCGCGGTGCAAACGATGGTCGACCGCCTGGGCGCGCGCGCAGTGCCGATTCAACTTCCGATCGGCCAGGAAGACGCGTACCGCGGCATCGTCGACGTCGTCCGCATGAAGGCCATCCAGTTTGTCGGTGACGGCGGACAAACGAAAATGGAAGAGATTCCGATTCCCGCCGACATGATGGATGCCGCAAAGCAGGCCCACCACGACTGTATCGCCGCGGCCGCCGAGTGCGACGAAGCGCTGATGGAAAAGTACATCCTCGAAGAGGATTTCACCACGGAAGAGATTTTGCAGGGCCTTCGCAAGGGGGTCTTGTCGAGCCATCACTGCCTCGTGCTCTGCGGCACCGCGCTGCGCAACAAGGGTGTCCGCCTGCTGCTCGATGCGGCGATCGATTATTTGCCGTCGCCGCTTGACGTCGGAACGATCGTCGGCACGGACCCGGACAAGGCAGGCGAAGTAAAAGTCGAGCGCAAGCCGGGCGACGAAGAGCCCTTCTCGGGTCTCGCGTTCAAGATTCTCACCGATCCGCACGTGGGACGTTTGACCTTCGTGCGTGTGTACAGCGGCGTTGTGAAATCCGGCGACATGGTGCTCAACGTGCGCACGGGCCGCAAGGAGCGTTTGGGCCGTCTGCTCGAAATGCACGCGGACCAACGCATCGATCTGACCGAACTGCGCGCAGGCGATATCGGCGCGGTGATCGGCGCGAAGAATACGACCACGGGCGACACGCTCTGCGATCCCAAGCAGCCCGTCGCATTGATGTCCGTGACGTTCCCCAAGCCGGTCGTACACATCGCCATCGAACCGAAAACAAAGGCCGATCAGGACAAGATGTCCGAAGCGTTGGTGAAGTTGGCTGAAGAAGACCCCACGTTCCGCGTGCGCGCCGACGAAGAAACGGGCCAGACGATTATCTCCGGCATGGGTGAGTTGCACCTTGATATCATCGTCGACCGCATGCGCCGCGAATTTAATGTCCACGCAAATGTCGGCAAGCCGATGGTGGCGTACCGCGAGTCAATCCGCACGAAAGCGGAAGCCCGCGGCAAGTTCATCCGGCAGTCGGGCGGCCGCGGCCAGTACGGTGACGTCGTGATTACCGTCGAGCCATCGGAAGTCGGCAAGGGATTCGAATTCGAAAACGCAACAGTCGGCGGCGTGGTCCCGAAGGAATTCATCAACGCGATCGAAAAGGGCGCGAAAGAAGCGCTCGAGAGCGGCATCGTCGCCGGGTATCCGATGGAAGACGTTAAAGTGACGTTGATCGACGGCAGCTATCACGAGGTCGACTCGTCCGAAATGGCGTTCAACACGGCGTCGTCGATGGCGGTCAAGGCGGCGGTGCCGAAGGCGCGCCCGGTGTTGCTCGAACCCGTCATGAAAGTCGAAGTGGTGTGCCCCGACGAGTACACGGGCGAGGTGATCAGCGACTTCAACGGCCGCCGCGGGCGTATGGAGAGCATGGAACAGCAGGGCACGGCCCGAAAGATTTTCGCGTACGTGCCGCTCGGCGACATGTTCGGGTACGCGAACGACATCCGTTCGCGCACGCAGGGCCGTGCGTCGTACAGCATGGAATTCGCGCAGTACGAGCCTATGCCGCCAAACATCGCGAACGAAATCATGGAGAAATCCGGAAGCGCGTTCCGGTTCAGCTAACTTGTGGCCCGCGCCGTAGCGCGGTGGACTTAGGTCAAGGAGACAGACATGGCGAAGGAAAAATTTGAGCGCAAGAAGCCGCACGTGAACATCGGGACGATTGGTCACGTGGACCACGGCAAGACGACGCTCACGAGCGCGATCACGACGGTGTTGGCCGAGCAGGGGCGCGCCAAGCTGATGGCCTACGGCGAGATCGACAAGGCGCCGGAA
This window harbors:
- a CDS encoding 30S ribosomal protein S12, with the protein product MPTINQLMRSARKKRVSKTKSPALKACPQASGTCTRVWTMTPKKPNSALRKVARVRLKNGMEVTVYIPGVGHNLQEHSQVMIRGGRVKDLPGVRYHLIRGVLDATGDCGGSAGTKDDGGKKVHTGRWVSRSKYGVKKPKS
- the rpsG gene encoding 30S ribosomal protein S7, whose protein sequence is MPRRREVPKRQPLPDPKYKSVTLTKFVNTVMVDGKKSTAESIVYGALEVITRRFPKEDAIRIFDTAIDNAKPILQVKSRRVGGATYQVPVEIAPATRTALAFRWIIDYSRKRGEKTMSDRLAGELLDCYNKTGNTIKKREDTHKMAEANKAFAHLRY
- the fusA gene encoding elongation factor G, giving the protein MRKFPLERTRNVGIMAHIDAGKTTVTERILFYSGRTHKIGEVHEGTATMDYMEQERERGITITSAATACEWKDHRINIIDTPGHVDFTAEVERSLRVLDGAVAVFCAVAGVQPQSETVWRQANKYGVPRIAFINKMDRVGADFKRAVQTMVDRLGARAVPIQLPIGQEDAYRGIVDVVRMKAIQFVGDGGQTKMEEIPIPADMMDAAKQAHHDCIAAAAECDEALMEKYILEEDFTTEEILQGLRKGVLSSHHCLVLCGTALRNKGVRLLLDAAIDYLPSPLDVGTIVGTDPDKAGEVKVERKPGDEEPFSGLAFKILTDPHVGRLTFVRVYSGVVKSGDMVLNVRTGRKERLGRLLEMHADQRIDLTELRAGDIGAVIGAKNTTTGDTLCDPKQPVALMSVTFPKPVVHIAIEPKTKADQDKMSEALVKLAEEDPTFRVRADEETGQTIISGMGELHLDIIVDRMRREFNVHANVGKPMVAYRESIRTKAEARGKFIRQSGGRGQYGDVVITVEPSEVGKGFEFENATVGGVVPKEFINAIEKGAKEALESGIVAGYPMEDVKVTLIDGSYHEVDSSEMAFNTASSMAVKAAVPKARPVLLEPVMKVEVVCPDEYTGEVISDFNGRRGRMESMEQQGTARKIFAYVPLGDMFGYANDIRSRTQGRASYSMEFAQYEPMPPNIANEIMEKSGSAFRFS
- the tuf gene encoding elongation factor Tu (EF-Tu; promotes GTP-dependent binding of aminoacyl-tRNA to the A-site of ribosomes during protein biosynthesis; when the tRNA anticodon matches the mRNA codon, GTP hydrolysis results; the inactive EF-Tu-GDP leaves the ribosome and release of GDP is promoted by elongation factor Ts; many prokaryotes have two copies of the gene encoding EF-Tu), coding for MAKEKFERKKPHVNIGTIGHVDHGKTTLTSAITTVLAEQGRAKLMAYGEIDKAPE